The following coding sequences lie in one Leucoraja erinacea ecotype New England chromosome 20, Leri_hhj_1, whole genome shotgun sequence genomic window:
- the tmem184a gene encoding transmembrane protein 184A encodes MNSSGNPVTTGVTTADSTTLVNVNKSGAASMWQKIAADNFSEHEQRIFLQTPNAQAISGICVWAALIVTFHQIYMHLRHYSRPNEQRYILRILFIVPIYSFDSWLSLLFISNDQYYVYFDSVRDCYEAFVIYNFLSLCYEYLGGESAIMSEIRGKPVKTSCLYGTCCLMGMTYSIGFLRFCKQATLQFCVIKPLMAVITIILQIYGKYHDGDFDVRSGYLYITIIYNISVSLALYAMFLFYFTTSELLSPYDPVLKFLTVKSVIFLSFWQGMLLAILERCGIIPELQIIDDHEVRAGTVAAGYQNFFICIEMLCAAIALRFAYPSQVYVERNELTQGNVAPMQSISSGLKETMNPNDIVQDAIHNFSPAYQQYTQQSTKDETTPRHNGHVLSQAASNFMARRKKGEKTILINSEDEL; translated from the exons ATGAACAGCAGCGGAAACCCTGTCACAACAGGAGTGACAACAGCCGATTCAACCACATTGGTGAATGTAAACAAATCTGGAGCTGCGAGCATGTGGCAGAAGATAGCTGCTGACAATTTCAGTGAACATGAGCAAAGAATTTTCTTGCAGACTCCAAATGCACAAGCGATCTCCGGGATTTGTGTTTGGGCAGCACTGATTGTGACATTTCATCAG ATTTACATGCATCTCCGACACTACAGCAGGCCCAACGAGCAGCGTTACATTCTCCGAATCCTTTTCATTGTTCCTATCTACTCCTTCGACTCCTGGCTTAGCCTACTGTTCATCAGCAATGATCAGTACTACGTTTACTTTGACTCTGTGCGAGATTGTTATGAAG CCTTTGTGATTTACAACTTCCTTAGCCTGTGCTACGAGTACCTGGGAGGAGAGAGTGCGATTATGTCAGAAATCAGAGGGAAACCCGTTAA GACAAGTTGTTTGTACGGAACATGCTGTCTGATGGGTATGACTTACTCCATTGGATTTTTGCGATTTTGCAAACAG GCCACCCTACAGTTCTGTGTGATTAAACCCCTGATGGCTGTCATCACCATTATCCTACAAATCTATGGCAAATATCACGATGGCGACTTTGA TGTGAGAAGTGGATACCTATATATCACCATTATTTACAACATTTCTGTCAGCCTGGCACTTTACGCAATGTTCCTCTTTTACTTCACGACCAGTGAGCTCCTCAGTCCATATGATCCTGTCCTGAAATTCCTGACAGTGAAGTCAGTAATTTTTCTCTCATTTTGGCAGG GAATGCTATTGGCAATATTGGAGAGATGTGGGATAATCCCAGAATTGCAGATTATTGATGACCATGAAGTTCGGGCGGGGACAGTGGCCGCCGGCTACCAAAATTTCTTCATCTGCATCGAGATGCTCTGTGCTGCCATTGCCCTTCGCTTTGCCTATCCTTCACAAGTGTACGTTGAACGTAACGAGTTGACACAAG GTAATGTGGCCCCCATGCAGAGCATCTCCAGCGGGCTGAAGGAGACCATGAATCCCAACGATATTGTACAAGATGCCATCCACAACTTCTCCCCGGCGTACCAGCAGTACACACAACAGTCCACCAAAGACGAGACGACGCCCAGGCACAACGGACATGTCCTCTCTCAGGCCGCCAGCAACTTTATGGCCCGCCGAAAGAAAGGCGAGAAGACCATCCTCATCAACTCTGAGGACGAGCTGTAG